In Babylonia areolata isolate BAREFJ2019XMU chromosome 10, ASM4173473v1, whole genome shotgun sequence, the following proteins share a genomic window:
- the LOC143286899 gene encoding innexin unc-9-like, producing the protein MLRHDYSLTERALAFWCPLTLGIMAVTSLGLRFATDPVTCWVPSQFTHSMVDYAKETCYRTTEIFEVIDENTPLYIDRLPTKQPSYHHQWTPFSFGIAAILCLLPHVLWRMLSGLLWLDPHGLAQTLADNQRQNAAQRHVMLKDSALVVQAGLRGGNWALSAAAVGRKALALVVCILQVVLIVVLFRPQLGAESQEGSSSSGSDSGSAKEDGGKGAGEEDGVPGVTGAGLEGLELGVEMSEKEESHGHSPFTDLRLQERFLCHFSIRAFTNVHRYTVQCTMPLAQVYNKAFTFLFYLFLLLTLCCLLDILVSLGRLLIPGLRDASLKRYLAVGGAADTDPGVMRRFLDGLGMDGRLLVAVTGDVCGPVAAADLTNHLWMVFKSSPRPGTVAMSGPPASVAGPAPTFVSTVPPAPPGAGGGAAVLPSSAGPSGNAEAIPLLPMGGEREEVKVAQA; encoded by the exons ATGTTACGTCACGACTACAGCCTTACGGAACGGGCTTTGGCCTTCTGGTGCCCGCTGACGTTGGGGATAATGGCTGTGACGTCACTAGGGCTGCGTTTTGCCACCGACCCCGTCACTTGCTGGGTCCCCAGTCAGTTCACCCATTCTATGGTGGACTACGCCAAGGAAACCTGCTATCGAACGACAGAAATCTTT GAAGTGATCGACGAAAACACCCCACTTTACATAGACAGACTGCCGACCAAACAGCCCAGCTACCACCACCAGTGGACTCCCTTCAGCTTTGGAATCGCCGCCATCCTCTGCCTCCTTCCGCACGTCCTGTGGCGCATGCTCAGCGGCCTCCTCTGGCTGGACCCTCACGGCCTGGCGCAGACCCTGGCCGACAACCAGCGCCAGAACGCCGCGCAGCGTCACGTAATGCTCAAAGACAGCGCCCTCGTGGTGCAGGCGGGGCTCAGGGGAGGCAACTGGGCGCTGAGCGCGGCCGCCGTGGGGAGGAAGGCGCTGGCGTTGGTGGTGTGCATCCTACAGGTGGTGCTGATCGTGGTCCTCTTCAGGCCGCAGCTCGGTGCCGAGAGTcaggaaggcagcagcagcagtggtagtgatagtggtagtgCTAAggaagatggggggaagggggcaggagaggaggaCGGGGTGCCGGGAGTGACGGGGGCAGGATTGGAGGGGTTGGAGTTGGGGGTGGAGATGTCGGAGAAGGAGGAGAGCCACGGACACAGCCCCTTCACGGACTTGCGGCTGCAAGAACGTTTCCTGTGCCACTTCAGTATCAGAGCCTTCACGAACGTGCATCGGTATACTGTCCAGTGCACGATGCCTCTGGCTCAG GTGTACAACAAGGCCTTCACCTTCCTCTTCTACCTCTTCCTGCTGCTGACGCTGTGCTGTCTCCTGGACATCCTGGTCTCTCTGGGCAGACTCCTCATCCCGGGACTCCGGGATGCCAGCCTCAAGCGGTACCTGGCGGTCGGCGGCGCTGCGGACACGGACCCCGGCGTGATGCGACGCTTCCTGGACGGGCTGGGCATGGACGGGCGGCTGCTGGTGGCCGTCACGGGGGACGTCTGTGGGCCCGTGGCCGCCGCCGACCTCACGAACCACCTGTGGATGGTGTTCAAGTCTTCGCCTCGTCCCGGGACAGTGGCTATGTCTGGTCCTCCTGCTTCTGTCGCGGGGCCCGCGCCTACCTTTGTGTCCACTGTTCCCCCGGCGCCtcctggtgctggtggtggtgctgctgttctCCCGTCTTCGGCAGGTCCTTCGGGCAACGCTGAGGCCATCCCGCTCCTTCCTATGGGCGGGGAACGGGAGGAGGTGAAAGTGGCTCAGGCTTAA